A single Chanos chanos chromosome 8, fChaCha1.1, whole genome shotgun sequence DNA region contains:
- the LOC115819331 gene encoding sialoadhesin-like yields MIKEKEPVDLIQKLEYQGRVKYDSKKNHHTLTITNLKESDSGEYYFRFITDQKGGKYSGKPPVTLTITDLQVTVSPDTVTEGQRVTLTCYTTCTLSNNPTYIWYRNNQPVTNKHNKVLHLDSVSSEDAGSYSCAIRDHENLPSPAKTLSVRSLSMTSDPTQRVNTNDQDDVHYASVQFSRSKREEVSLYSKTQHQQPDQQEEDVQYATVNFSRANAAPQGMSSLSTQHPTTRYFYLPPQCSRSLLPPSQESIVGQSVTLPQKNICALKGTDVYIPCTYTVNGDTVQSKEWYRTQTSGEWGRDLKTDPEYNTRVEYDDWSCGLRIKQLRLSDSGVYNFRFKTWNSDWISDPSGVTLSVTDLLVKVTTTGQWLVKLTCSTSCSPYYPILQYDWYKNGHLDKSSSDPISLYKDGWYENSYSCSMQSHKNIRSPEVCIGKSCWSVTYRQKNICALRGSSVDLSCSYTYPVWHTVTTTLWFNTEQSGVEPTDLSLDEDYKGHVEFRGDNKSDCTLRIRDLRRSDARHYKFRFLTNQEGGRYSGTSGVSLTITDLKVDIKYNWGQSATLTCKTSCSLSNNPTFIWYKNGQPLPDRNTQRTDLYYDYTADAGSYSCAVKGFEGLRSPAVCFLQQKCWSVAYTQSNICGLIGSSVHIQSHFSYPDYYKVTKTTWYIRRNFNPKELSQDEEKDHMKFICTDHSCLLRVTQLRMTDSAEYFFRFETSPRYYNSPYYNSASGVILTVTDLQVTVSPDTVREGQRVTLTCYTTCTLSNNPTYIWYRNNQPVTNKHTNILYLDSVSSEDTDNYSCAVRGQENLRSPAVYSPKNTRVSVSPSGQVVEGSSVTLTCSSDANPPVHTYTWYKKDNGAEPSLKRSGQNYSITDISSEDSGQYYCRAENRIGNS; encoded by the exons ATGATTAAAGAGAAAGAGCCTGTTGACCTGATTCAGAAACTGGAATATCAGGGACGTGTGAAATATGACAGTAAAAAGAatcatcacacactgacaataacaaaTCTAAAGGAGAGTGACTCTGGAGAATATTATTTCAGATTTATCACTGATCAGAAGGGAGGGAAATATTCTGGCAAACCCCCAGTCACTCTCACTATCACAG ACCTGCAGGTGACAGTGAGtcctgacacagtgacagagggacagagagtaacACTGACCTGTTACACTACCTGTACTTTGAGTAACAACCCTACATACATCTGGTACAGAAACAATCAGCCAGTAactaataaacacaacaaagtCCTGCATCTGGACTCAGTCAGCAGTGAGGATGCAGGCAGTTACTCCTGTGCCATAAGAGACCATGAGAATCTACCTTCACCTGCAAAGACTCTTAGTGTCagat CTTTgtccatgacctctgaccccacacagagagtgaacacTAATGATCAAGATGATGTTCACTATGCCAGTGTTCAGTTCAGTCGTTctaagagagaggaagtgtctCTGTACTCCAAAACTCAACATCAGCAGCCTGACCAACAGGAAGAGGATGTACAGTATGCTACTGTGAACTTCAGCAGAGCCAATGCTGCCCCCCA AGGGATGAGCTCTCTGTCAACTCAACATCCAACCACTCGTTACTTCTACCTGCCACCTCAGTGCTCCAGGTCACTGCTCCCTCCATCTCAG GAGA GTATTGTGGGTCAGAGTGTGACTCTCCCTCAGAAAAACATCTGTGCTCTTAAAGGGACAGACGTGTACATTCCCTGCACTTACACAGTGAATGGTGACACAGTTCAAAGTAAAGAGTGGTACAGGACTCAAACCTCTGGAGAGTGGGGTAGAGATCTGAAAACAGACCCCGAGTACAATACACGTGTGGAGTATGATGACTGGAGCTGTGGACTGAGAATCAAACAGCTGAGACTGAGTGACTCTGGAGTGTATAActttagatttaaaacatgGAATAGTGACTGGATATCTGATCCATCTGGGGTTACGCTGTCTGTGACAG ATCTCCTAGTGAAGGTAACAACAACAGGACAATGGTTGGTGAAACTGACCTGTAGCACCAGCTGTTCACCATATTACCCAATATTACAATATGACTGGTACAAGAATGGACATTTAGACAAGTCGTCCTCTGATCCCATCTCATTATACAAGGACGGTTGGTATGAGAACAGTTACAGCTGTTCTATGCAAAGCCATAAGAACATCCGATCCCCTGAAGTGT GCATTGGAAAGAGCTGCTGGAGtgtcacatacagacagaagaACATTTGTGCCTTGAGAGGCTCATCAGTGGACCTGTCCTGTTCTTACACATACCCAGTCTGGCACACAGTGACTACAACTCTGTGGTTTAATACTGAACAGTCTGGGGTAGAGCCCACAGACCTGAGTCTGGATGAAGACTATAAGGGTCATGTGGAGTTCAGAGGAGACAACAAGAGCGACTGCACTCTGAGAATAAGAGATCTGAGACGGAGTGATGCACGACATTATAAATTCAGATTTTTGACCAACCAGGAAGGAGGAAGATATTCAGGTACAAGTGGAGTCAGTCTGACCATAACAG ATCTAAAGGTGGACATCAAATACAATTGGGGACAGTCAGCAACACTGACCTGTAAAACATCCTGCTCTCTGAGTAACAACCCCACATTCATCTGGTACAAGAACGGACAGCCTTTACCTGACAGAAACACCCAGAGAACAGACCTGTACTATGATTACACTGCGGATGCTGGCAGCTACTCCTGTGCAGTTAAAGGATTTGAGGGCTTACGTTCTCCTGCAGTTT GTTTTCTCCAACAGAAGTGCTGGAGTGTAGCGTATACACAGTCAAATATTTGTGGATTAATAGGTTCATCAGTTCATATCCAAAGCCACTTCTCATACCCTGACTACTACAAAGTCACAAAAACTACATGGTACATCAGAAGAAACTTTAATCCTAAAGAGCTGAGTCAAGATGAGGAGAAGGACCACATGAAGTTCATTTGTACTGATCATTCATGTTTACTAAGAGTTACACAGCTTAGAATGACTGACTCAGCAGAATATTTCTTCAGATTTGAAACATCTCCAAGATATTATAACAGCCCATATTACAACAGTGCATCTGGAGTAATTCTAACTGTTACAG ACCTGCAGGTGACAGTGAGtcctgacacagtgagagagggacagagagtaacACTGACCTGTTACACCACCTGCACTTTGAGTAACAACCCTACATACATCTGGTACAGAAACAATCAGCCTGTAACTAATAAACACACCAACATCCTGTATCTGGACTCAGTCAgcagtgaggacacagacaaCTACTCTTGTGCTGTACGAGGTCAGGAGAATCTCCGCTCTCCAGCAGTGT ATTCCCCAAAAAACACgagagtgtcagtcagtccctctggtcaagtagtggagggcagttcagtgactttgacctgcagcagtgatgccaacccaccagttcacacatacacctggtaTAAAAAGGAT